In one Magnetococcus sp. PR-3 genomic region, the following are encoded:
- a CDS encoding cytochrome-c peroxidase gives MLRYFVLVLWGGMVVLGSGLSFTPLVHAQEPLAPIPDLQNWDPAKAVLGDKIFHDPRLSVDDTVSCAHCHPLDQGGMDNEKHSVGVLGRTGQVNTPTIFNSSLNFVQFWDGRAKTLFDQISFPLTAAHEMASSWPEVIKKLQKDSDYTRSFSKLYPQGMTADTIGDALVHFERTLLTPNGRFDRWLKGEENILTEQEKEGYALFKAYGCSACHQGRAVGGNMYEKMGIMGNYFRDRGDISRADYGRFNHTQREDHRYEFKVPSLRNVALTAPYFHDGSVPRLEEAVEAMGRYQLGRVLPLEDIEKIVAFLTTLTGQRLE, from the coding sequence ATGCTGCGTTATTTTGTGTTGGTTTTGTGGGGGGGAATGGTTGTGTTGGGCAGTGGGCTGTCGTTTACACCCCTGGTGCACGCGCAAGAGCCTTTAGCACCCATACCCGATTTGCAAAACTGGGATCCTGCCAAAGCGGTGCTGGGCGATAAAATTTTTCATGATCCAAGGCTCTCAGTTGATGACACCGTCTCTTGTGCCCATTGTCACCCTTTGGATCAAGGGGGGATGGATAACGAAAAACATTCGGTTGGAGTTTTAGGGCGTACCGGTCAAGTGAACACCCCAACAATCTTTAATAGCAGTTTAAACTTTGTACAGTTTTGGGATGGTCGGGCTAAAACACTCTTTGATCAAATATCCTTTCCGCTGACTGCTGCGCATGAAATGGCCAGTTCTTGGCCTGAGGTGATTAAAAAACTGCAAAAAGATTCAGACTACACACGTAGCTTTTCCAAACTTTATCCCCAGGGTATGACGGCAGATACCATTGGTGATGCCCTTGTTCATTTTGAGCGGACATTACTCACACCAAATGGGCGTTTTGACCGGTGGTTAAAAGGGGAGGAAAATATACTAACTGAGCAGGAAAAAGAGGGGTACGCTCTATTTAAAGCATATGGTTGTTCCGCGTGTCATCAGGGCCGTGCCGTTGGCGGAAATATGTATGAAAAAATGGGTATTATGGGAAACTATTTTCGGGATAGAGGGGATATTTCCCGAGCAGATTATGGTCGTTTCAACCACACCCAGCGGGAAGATCATCGCTACGAATTTAAAGTGCCATCCCTACGTAATGTCGCTTTGACAGCGCCCTATTTTCATGACGGGAGTGTGCCTCGACTGGAAGAGGCGGTAGAAGCAATGGGGCGGTATCAACTGGGGCGGGTTCTGCCCTTGGAAGATATCGAAAAAATTGTTGCTTTTCTTACCACTTTGACGGGACAGAGGTTGGAATAA